The Streptomyces sp. CC0208 genome window below encodes:
- a CDS encoding ribonuclease J: MSHPHPELAPPPPLAEGALRVTPLGGLGEIGRNMTVFEYGGRLLIVDCGVLFPEEEQPGIDLILPDFSSVRDRLDDIEGIVLTHGHEDHIGGVPYLLREKPDIPLIGSKLTLALIEAKLQEHRIRPYTLEVAEGHRERIGPFDCEFVAVNHSIPDALAVAIRTPAGMVVHTGDFKMDQLPLDGRLTDLHAFARLSEEGIDLLLSDSTNAEVPGFVPPEKDISNVLRQVFGNARKRIIVASFASHIHRIQQILDAAHEYGRRVAFVGRSMVRNMGIARDLGYLKVPPGLVVDVKTLDDLPDHEVVLVCTGSQGEPMAALSRMANRDHQIRIVQGDTVILASSLIPGNENAVYRVINGLTRWGANVVHKGNAKVHVSGHASAGELLYFYNICRPKNLMPVHGEWRHLRANAELGALTGVPHDRIVIAEDGVVVDLVEGKAKIVGKVQAGYVYVDGLSVGDVGEPALKDRKILGDEGIISVFLVVDSSTGKITGGPHIQARGSGIEDSAFADVIPRVTEVLERSAQDGVVEPHQLQQLVRRTLGKWVSDTYRRRPMILPVVVEV; the protein is encoded by the coding sequence TTGAGTCATCCGCATCCCGAACTGGCCCCGCCCCCGCCGCTTGCCGAGGGCGCCCTGCGGGTCACCCCACTCGGCGGTCTCGGCGAGATCGGCCGAAACATGACGGTCTTCGAATACGGCGGCCGCCTGCTGATCGTCGACTGCGGAGTGCTGTTCCCCGAGGAGGAACAGCCCGGAATCGACCTGATCCTGCCGGACTTCTCGTCCGTCAGGGACCGCCTCGACGACATCGAGGGCATCGTCCTCACCCATGGCCACGAGGACCACATCGGTGGTGTCCCCTATCTCCTCCGCGAGAAGCCGGACATTCCGCTGATCGGCTCCAAGCTGACCCTCGCGCTCATCGAGGCCAAGCTCCAGGAGCACCGCATCCGTCCGTACACCCTCGAGGTGGCGGAGGGACACCGCGAGCGCATCGGCCCCTTCGACTGCGAGTTCGTCGCGGTCAACCACTCCATCCCCGACGCCCTCGCGGTCGCCATCCGCACGCCCGCCGGCATGGTGGTGCACACGGGCGACTTCAAGATGGACCAGCTCCCGCTCGACGGCCGGCTCACCGACCTGCACGCGTTCGCGCGGCTGAGCGAGGAGGGCATCGACCTTCTCCTCTCCGACTCGACGAACGCCGAGGTCCCGGGCTTCGTCCCGCCCGAGAAGGACATCTCGAACGTCCTGCGGCAGGTCTTCGGCAACGCCCGCAAGCGGATCATCGTGGCGAGCTTCGCCAGCCACATCCACCGCATCCAGCAGATCCTGGACGCGGCCCACGAGTACGGCCGCCGGGTCGCCTTCGTCGGCCGCTCGATGGTCCGCAACATGGGCATCGCGAGAGACCTCGGCTACCTGAAGGTCCCCCCGGGCCTGGTGGTCGACGTCAAGACGCTCGACGACCTCCCGGACCACGAGGTGGTCCTGGTCTGCACGGGCTCGCAGGGCGAACCGATGGCCGCCCTGTCCCGCATGGCCAACCGCGACCATCAGATCCGGATCGTCCAGGGCGACACCGTCATCCTCGCGTCCTCGCTGATCCCCGGGAACGAGAACGCGGTCTACCGCGTCATCAACGGACTGACCCGCTGGGGCGCCAACGTCGTCCACAAGGGCAACGCCAAGGTGCACGTCTCGGGCCACGCGTCCGCGGGCGAGCTCCTGTACTTCTACAACATCTGCCGGCCGAAGAACCTGATGCCGGTCCATGGCGAATGGCGCCACCTGCGCGCCAACGCCGAGCTCGGCGCCCTGACCGGCGTCCCGCACGACCGCATCGTCATCGCCGAGGACGGCGTGGTCGTCGACCTCGTCGAGGGCAAGGCGAAGATCGTGGGCAAGGTCCAGGCGGGTTATGTCTACGTCGACGGCCTCTCGGTCGGCGATGTCGGCGAGCCGGCCCTCAAGGACCGCAAGATCCTCGGCGACGAGGGCATCATCTCGGTCTTCCTGGTCGTCGACTCGTCCACCGGCAAGATCACGGGCGGCCCGCACATCCAGGCGCGCGGTTCCGGCATCGAGGACTCGGCCTTCGCCGACGTGATCCCGAGGGTCACCGAGGTACTCGAGCGCTCGGCGCAGGACGGCGTGGTCGAACCCCACCAGCTGCAACAGCTGGTGCGGCGGACCCTGGGCAAGTGGGTCTCCGACACGTATCGCCGCAGGCCGATGATCCTGCCTGTGGTGGTGGAGGTCTGA
- the dapA gene encoding 4-hydroxy-tetrahydrodipicolinate synthase has product MAPTSTPQTPFGRVLTAMVTPFTADGALDLDGAQRLATHLVDAGNDGLIINGTTGESPTTGDAEKSDLVRAVLEAVGDRAHVIAGVGTNDTRHSIELAQAAEQVGAHGLLIVTPYYNKPPQEGLYRHFKAVADAAELPVMLYDIPGRSGVPISTETLVRLAEHPRIVANKDAKGDLGRASWAIARSGLAWYSGDDMLNLPLLSVGAVGFVSVVGHVVTPDLRALVEAFISGDVQKATEIHQKLLPVYTGMFRTQGVMTTKAALTLQGLPAGPLRAPMVELSPEEIRQLKIDLAAGGVQL; this is encoded by the coding sequence ATGGCTCCGACCTCCACTCCGCAGACCCCCTTCGGGCGGGTCCTCACCGCCATGGTCACGCCCTTCACGGCGGACGGCGCACTCGACCTCGACGGCGCACAGCGGCTCGCCACCCACCTGGTGGACGCAGGCAACGACGGCCTGATCATCAACGGCACCACCGGCGAGTCGCCCACCACCGGTGACGCGGAGAAATCGGACCTGGTACGAGCCGTACTGGAGGCGGTCGGCGACCGCGCACACGTCATCGCCGGCGTCGGCACCAACGACACCCGCCACAGCATCGAGCTGGCCCAGGCCGCCGAGCAGGTCGGCGCACACGGCCTCCTGATCGTGACGCCGTACTACAACAAGCCCCCGCAGGAGGGCCTGTACCGGCACTTCAAGGCCGTCGCCGACGCCGCCGAGCTGCCCGTCATGCTCTACGACATCCCGGGCCGCAGCGGCGTCCCGATCAGCACCGAGACCCTGGTCCGGCTCGCCGAGCACCCGCGGATCGTCGCCAACAAGGACGCCAAGGGTGACCTCGGCCGCGCCAGCTGGGCCATCGCCCGCTCCGGCCTCGCCTGGTACTCCGGCGACGACATGCTGAACCTCCCGCTGCTCTCCGTGGGCGCGGTCGGCTTCGTGTCGGTCGTCGGCCACGTCGTCACCCCGGACCTGCGCGCCCTGGTCGAGGCGTTCATCTCGGGTGACGTACAGAAGGCCACCGAGATCCACCAGAAGCTGCTTCCCGTCTACACGGGCATGTTCCGCACCCAGGGCGTGATGACCACCAAGGCGGCGCTCACCCTCCAGGGCCTCCCCGCGGGGCCCCTGCGCGCCCCCATGGTCGAGCTCTCGCCCGAGGAGATCCGGCAGCTCAAGATCGATCTTGCCGCCGGCGGGGTACAGCTCTAG
- the dapB gene encoding 4-hydroxy-tetrahydrodipicolinate reductase, producing MSKLRVAVLGAKGRIGAEAVKAVEAAEDMELVAALGRGDKLETLAETGAQVAVELTTPASVMENLEYCLSHGIHAVVGTTGWTDERLARLDGWLAASPETGVLIAPNFSIGAVLNMKFAQIAAPYFESVEVIELHHPKKVDAPSGTATRTAQLIAAARAEAATAPAPDATETALDGARGADVDGVPVHSVRLRGLLAHQEVLLGGEGETLTIRHDSLAHSSFMPGILLGARRVVTTPGLTFGLEHFLDLG from the coding sequence ATGAGCAAGCTGCGCGTGGCGGTCCTCGGTGCCAAGGGCCGTATCGGCGCCGAGGCGGTCAAGGCCGTCGAGGCCGCCGAGGACATGGAACTGGTCGCTGCCCTCGGCAGGGGCGACAAGTTGGAGACTCTCGCCGAGACGGGCGCCCAGGTCGCCGTCGAACTGACCACGCCTGCCTCGGTCATGGAGAACCTGGAGTACTGCCTCAGCCATGGCATCCACGCGGTCGTCGGCACCACCGGCTGGACCGACGAGCGCCTCGCGCGGCTCGACGGCTGGCTCGCCGCCTCCCCGGAGACCGGCGTGCTCATCGCGCCCAACTTCTCCATCGGCGCCGTACTGAACATGAAGTTCGCGCAGATCGCCGCGCCCTACTTCGAGTCGGTCGAGGTCATCGAGCTGCATCACCCCAAGAAGGTCGACGCCCCTTCCGGCACCGCCACCCGCACGGCCCAGCTCATCGCCGCGGCCCGCGCCGAGGCGGCCACGGCCCCCGCGCCGGACGCCACGGAGACGGCTCTGGACGGCGCGCGCGGCGCGGACGTCGACGGCGTCCCCGTCCACTCCGTGCGCCTGCGCGGTCTGCTGGCCCACCAGGAGGTCCTCCTCGGCGGCGAGGGCGAGACGCTGACCATCCGCCACGACTCCCTCGCCCACAGCAGCTTCATGCCGGGCATCCTGCTCGGCGCCCGCCGCGTGGTCACGACCCCGGGCCTGACCTTCGGCCTGGAACACTTCCTGGACCTGGGCTGA
- a CDS encoding pitrilysin family protein, giving the protein MTSRSSKATARTSSEARAVARTQTLIKGENGIGTVRKTTLPGGLRIVTETLPSVRSATFGIWAHVGSRDETPSLNGATHYLEHLLFKGTSKRSALDISSAIDAVGGEMNAFTAKEYTCYYARVLDADLPLAIDVVCDMLTGSLILEEDVNVERGAILEEIAMTEDDPGDCVHDLFAHTMFGDNPLGRPVLGTVDTVNALTADRIRRFYKKHYDPTHLVVAAAGNVDHDKVVRQVRAAFEKAGALKSPDATPIAPRDGRRALRTAGRVELIGRKTEQAHVVLGMPGLARTDDRRWALGVLNTALGGGMSSRLFQEVREKRGLAYSVYSYTSGFADCGLFGVYAGCRPSQVHDVLKICRDELDQVAEHGLTDDEIGRAIGQLRGSTVLGLEDTGALMNRIGKSELCWGEQMSVDDMLTRIASVTPDDVRAVAREILGRRPSLSVIGPLKDKQAARLHEAVA; this is encoded by the coding sequence GTGACGTCCCGTAGCTCCAAGGCGACGGCCCGCACCTCTTCGGAGGCGCGGGCCGTCGCCCGTACCCAAACCCTCATCAAGGGCGAGAACGGCATCGGCACGGTCCGCAAGACCACCCTCCCGGGCGGCCTGCGCATCGTCACCGAGACCCTTCCCTCGGTCCGCTCCGCGACCTTCGGCATCTGGGCGCACGTCGGCTCCCGCGACGAGACGCCGTCACTGAACGGCGCCACGCACTACCTGGAGCACCTCCTCTTCAAGGGCACCTCCAAGCGCAGCGCGCTGGACATCTCCTCCGCCATCGACGCGGTCGGCGGCGAGATGAACGCGTTCACCGCGAAGGAGTACACGTGCTACTACGCGCGCGTGCTCGACGCCGACCTGCCGCTCGCCATCGACGTGGTCTGCGACATGCTCACCGGCTCCCTCATCCTCGAAGAGGACGTCAACGTCGAGCGCGGCGCGATCCTTGAAGAGATCGCGATGACCGAGGACGACCCGGGCGACTGCGTGCACGACCTGTTCGCGCACACCATGTTCGGCGACAACCCCCTCGGCCGCCCGGTCCTCGGCACCGTCGACACCGTCAACGCCCTCACCGCCGACCGCATCCGCCGCTTCTACAAGAAGCACTACGACCCGACGCATCTCGTCGTCGCGGCCGCGGGCAACGTCGACCACGACAAGGTCGTACGACAGGTCCGCGCCGCGTTCGAGAAGGCCGGCGCCCTCAAGAGCCCCGACGCCACGCCCATCGCCCCGCGCGACGGCAGGCGCGCCCTGCGCACCGCGGGCCGCGTCGAGCTGATCGGCCGCAAGACCGAACAGGCCCACGTCGTCCTCGGCATGCCCGGCCTCGCCCGCACGGACGACCGCCGCTGGGCCCTCGGCGTGCTGAACACCGCGCTCGGCGGCGGTATGTCGTCCCGCCTCTTCCAGGAGGTCAGGGAGAAGCGCGGACTGGCGTACAGCGTCTACTCGTACACCTCCGGCTTCGCCGACTGCGGCCTGTTCGGGGTGTACGCCGGCTGCCGGCCCTCGCAGGTCCACGACGTACTGAAGATCTGCCGCGACGAACTCGACCAGGTCGCCGAACACGGTCTGACGGACGACGAGATCGGCCGTGCCATCGGCCAGCTGAGGGGCTCCACGGTCCTGGGCCTGGAGGACACCGGCGCGCTGATGAACCGCATCGGCAAGAGCGAGCTGTGCTGGGGCGAGCAGATGTCCGTCGACGACATGCTGACCCGCATCGCATCGGTCACCCCGGACGACGTCCGCGCGGTCGCCCGCGAGATCCTGGGACGGCGCCCGTCGCTGTCGGTCATCGGCCCGTTGAAGGACAAGCAGGCGGCCCGACTGCACGAAGCGGTCGCGTAA
- a CDS encoding polyribonucleotide nucleotidyltransferase: protein MENETHYAEAVIDNGSFGTRTIRFETGRLAKQAAGSAVAYLDDDTMVLSATTASKNPKDQLDFFPLTVDVEERMYAAGKIPGSFFRREGRPSEDAILTCRLIDRPLRPSFKKGLRNEIQVVATIMALNPDHLYDVVAINAASASTQLAGLPFSGPIGGVRVALINGQWVAFPTHSELEDAVFDMVVAGRALEDGDVAIMMVEAEATEKTIQLVKGGAEAPTEEVVAAGLEAAKPFIKVLCRAQADLASKAAKPTGEFPIFLDYQDDVLEALTAAVKPELASALTIAGKQEREAELDRVKGLAAEKLLPEFEGREKEISAAYRSLTKQLVRERVIKEKKRIDGRGVTDIRTLAAEVEAIPRVHGSAVFERGETQILGVTTLNMLRMEQQLDTLSPVTRKRYMHNYNFPPYSTGETGRVGSPKRREIGHGALAERALVPVLPTREEFPYAIRQVSEALSSNGSTSMGSVCASTMSLLNAGVPLKAPVAGIAMGLISQEIDGETHYVTLTDILGAEDAFGDMDFKVAGTKEFVTALQLDTKLDGIPASVLAAALKQARDARLHILDVMMEAIDTPDEMSPNAPRIITVKIPVDKIGEVIGPKGKMINQIQEDTGADITIEDDGTIYIGAVDGPSAEAARTTINSIANPTMPEVGERYLGTVVKTTTFGAFVSLLPGKDGLLHISQIRKLAGGKRVENVEDVLGVGAKVQVEIAEIDSRGKLSLIPVIEGEEGSSDEKKDDADQ, encoded by the coding sequence GTGGAGAACGAGACCCACTACGCCGAGGCCGTCATCGACAACGGCTCCTTCGGCACCCGCACCATCCGCTTCGAGACGGGCCGCCTCGCCAAGCAGGCCGCCGGCTCCGCCGTGGCGTACCTGGACGACGACACCATGGTGCTGTCGGCCACCACCGCCTCCAAGAACCCCAAGGACCAGCTCGACTTCTTCCCCCTGACGGTGGACGTCGAGGAGCGGATGTACGCCGCCGGCAAGATCCCCGGCAGCTTCTTCCGCCGTGAGGGCCGCCCCTCCGAGGACGCGATCCTCACCTGCCGCCTGATCGACCGCCCGCTGCGCCCCTCCTTCAAGAAGGGCCTGCGCAACGAGATCCAGGTCGTCGCCACGATCATGGCCCTCAACCCCGACCACCTGTACGACGTCGTCGCGATCAACGCGGCCTCGGCGTCCACGCAGCTGGCCGGCCTGCCCTTCTCCGGCCCGATCGGCGGCGTCCGCGTCGCGCTGATCAACGGCCAGTGGGTGGCCTTCCCGACGCACTCCGAGCTCGAGGACGCCGTCTTCGACATGGTCGTCGCGGGCCGCGCCCTGGAGGACGGCGACGTCGCGATCATGATGGTCGAGGCCGAGGCCACCGAGAAGACCATCCAGCTGGTCAAGGGCGGCGCCGAGGCCCCGACCGAAGAGGTCGTCGCCGCCGGTCTGGAAGCCGCGAAGCCCTTCATCAAGGTGCTCTGCCGGGCCCAGGCCGACCTCGCCTCGAAGGCCGCCAAGCCCACCGGCGAGTTCCCGATCTTCCTCGACTACCAGGACGACGTCCTGGAGGCGCTGACCGCCGCCGTCAAGCCGGAGCTCGCCTCCGCGCTGACCATCGCGGGCAAGCAGGAGCGCGAGGCCGAGCTGGACCGTGTCAAGGGTCTGGCCGCCGAGAAGCTGCTCCCGGAGTTCGAGGGCCGCGAGAAGGAGATCTCCGCCGCGTACCGCTCGCTCACCAAGCAGCTGGTCCGCGAGCGCGTGATCAAGGAGAAGAAGCGCATCGACGGCCGTGGCGTCACGGACATCCGTACGCTCGCCGCCGAGGTCGAGGCCATCCCGCGCGTGCACGGCTCCGCGGTGTTCGAGCGTGGCGAGACCCAGATCCTGGGCGTCACCACCCTCAACATGCTCCGCATGGAGCAGCAGCTGGACACCCTCTCCCCGGTGACCCGCAAGCGCTACATGCACAACTACAACTTCCCGCCGTACTCCACCGGCGAGACCGGCCGCGTCGGCTCCCCGAAGCGCCGCGAGATCGGCCACGGCGCCCTCGCCGAGCGCGCCCTCGTCCCGGTCCTGCCGACCCGCGAGGAGTTCCCCTACGCGATCCGCCAGGTCTCCGAGGCGCTGAGCTCCAACGGCTCGACGTCCATGGGCTCGGTCTGCGCCTCCACCATGTCGCTGCTGAACGCCGGTGTGCCGCTGAAGGCCCCCGTCGCCGGTATCGCCATGGGCCTGATCTCCCAGGAGATCGACGGCGAGACGCACTACGTCACCCTCACCGACATCCTCGGTGCGGAGGACGCGTTCGGCGACATGGACTTCAAGGTCGCCGGCACCAAGGAGTTCGTCACCGCCCTCCAGCTCGACACCAAGCTGGACGGCATCCCCGCCTCCGTCCTGGCCGCCGCTCTCAAGCAGGCCCGTGACGCCCGCCTCCACATCCTCGACGTGATGATGGAAGCGATCGACACGCCGGACGAGATGTCCCCGAACGCCCCGCGGATCATCACCGTGAAGATCCCCGTGGACAAGATCGGTGAGGTCATCGGCCCCAAGGGCAAGATGATCAACCAGATCCAGGAGGACACCGGCGCCGACATCACGATCGAGGACGACGGCACCATCTACATCGGTGCGGTCGACGGTCCCTCCGCCGAGGCGGCCCGCACCACGATCAACTCGATCGCCAACCCGACCATGCCGGAGGTCGGCGAGCGCTACCTGGGTACGGTCGTCAAGACCACCACCTTCGGTGCGTTCGTGTCGCTGCTCCCGGGCAAGGACGGTCTGCTGCACATCTCGCAGATCCGCAAGCTGGCCGGCGGCAAGCGCGTCGAGAACGTCGAGGACGTGCTCGGCGTGGGCGCCAAGGTCCAGGTCGAGATCGCCGAGATCGACTCCCGCGGCAAGCTCTCCCTGATCCCCGTGATCGAGGGCGAGGAAGGCTCCTCCGACGAGAAGAAGGACGACGCCGACCAGTGA
- the rpsO gene encoding 30S ribosomal protein S15: protein MSLDAATKKQIMTEFGQKEGDTGSPEVQVAMLSRRISDLTEHLKTHKHDHHSRRGLLILVGQRRRLLQYLAKKDIQRFRALVDRLGIRRGAAGAK from the coding sequence GTGTCGCTCGACGCCGCTACGAAGAAGCAGATCATGACCGAGTTCGGCCAGAAGGAGGGCGACACCGGCTCCCCCGAGGTCCAGGTCGCGATGCTCTCGCGCCGTATCTCGGACCTGACCGAGCACCTCAAGACCCACAAGCACGACCACCACTCCCGTCGTGGTCTGCTGATCCTGGTCGGTCAGCGCCGTCGCCTTCTCCAGTACCTGGCGAAGAAGGACATCCAGCGCTTCCGTGCGCTGGTCGACCGCCTCGGCATCCGCCGCGGTGCGGCGGGCGCCAAGTAG